Proteins found in one Bactrocera oleae isolate idBacOlea1 chromosome X, idBacOlea1, whole genome shotgun sequence genomic segment:
- the PMCA gene encoding plasma membrane calcium-transporting ATPase 3 isoform X9, with amino-acid sequence MATIDGRPTQYGISLKQLRELMEHRGREGVVKLSEVGGVNKLCDKLYTSTNDGLRGSRSDIEHRRETFGSNVIPPKPPKTFLTLVWEALQDVTLIILEVAALVSLGLSFYKPADEDAPVLQEEEDHHGWIEGLAILISVIVVVFVTAFNDYSKERQFRGLQNRIEGEHKFSVIRGGEVCQISVGDIVVGDIAQIKYGDLLPADGILIQSNDLKVDESSLTGESDHVKKGVDVDPMVLSGTHVMEGSGKMVVTAVGVNSQAGIIFTLLGAAVDEQEAELKKRKKEAKKSRKQSKSLTGADDGRAPIKNMSPPPTDGIKSESDGNHVQQVSTPAEASHKKEKSVLQAKLTKLAIQIGYAGSTIAVLTVVILVIQFCIKTFVIEEKQWKNTYANNLVKHLIIGVTVLVVAVPEGLPLAVTLSLAYSVKKMMKDNNLVRHLDACETMGNATAICSDKTGTLTTNRMTVVQSYICEKLCKVLPTLNDIPQHVGSLITMGISVNSAYTSNIMTGQNPGDLPTQVGNKTECALLGFVQGLGVKYQSIRDEITEDKFTRVYTFNSVRKSMGTVIPRPNGGYRLFSKGASEIMLKKCSFIYGHDGVLEKFTRDMQERLIREVIEPMACDGLRTISVAYRDFVPGKAAINEVHIDAEPNWDDEENIMTNLTCLCVVGIEDPVRPEVPDAIRKCQRAGITVRMVTGDNINTARSIASKCGILRPNDDFLILEGKEFNRRIRDSNGDVQQHLLDKVWPKLRVLARSSPTDKYTLVKGIIDSKVSENREVVAVTGDGTNDGPALKKADVGFAMGIAGTDVAKEASDIILTDDNFSSIVKAVMWGRNVYDSIAKFLQFQLTVNVVAVIVAFIGACAVQDSPLKAVQMLWVNLIMDTLASLALATELPTPDLLLRKPYGRTKPLISRTMMKNILGQALYQLFIIFGLLFVGDWILDIESGRGQDLGAGPTQHFTIIFNTFVMMTLFNEINARKIHGQRNVVEGLFTNPIFYTIWIFTMISQVVIIQYGKMAFSTKALSLDQWLWCIFFGIGTLVWGQLITSVPTRKLPKILSWGRGHPEEYTDAMHLGEERFDSIDSDKKPRAGQILWIRGLTRLQTQPPEPIRETEV; translated from the exons ATGGCCACAATAGATGGACGACCGACGCAATATGGGATATCTCTTAAACAATTACGGGAGCTCATGGAGCATCGTGGCAGGGAAGGCGTAGTAAAACTAAGCGAAGTTGGCGGGGTCAATAAATTGTGTGACAAATTATATACATCCACAAATGATG GCTTAAGGGGATCAAGATCTGATATTGAACATAGGCGCGAAACGTTTGGTTCAAATGTCATCCCACCGAAACctccaaaaacttttttaacattGGTTTGGGAAGCGCTACAGGATGTAACACTCATTATTTTAGAAGTAGCAGCTTTAGTTTCACTTGGATTATCTTTTTACAAACCCGCCGATGAGGATGCAC CCGTACTACAAGAAGAGGAGGATCATCACGGTTGGATTGAAGGTCTAGCCATATTGATATCGGTCATTGTTGTAGTATTTGTGACAGCGTTCAATGATTATTCGAAAGAGCGCCAATTTCGAGGACTGCAGAATCGTATTGAAGGTGAGCACAAGTTTTCGGTTATTCGCGGAGGAGAGGTGTGTCAAATATCTGTTGGTGATATTGTTGTCGGGGATATTGCACAGATAAAGTACGGCGACTTGTTGCCAGCCGACGGTATACTTATACAAAGTAACGATTTAAAG GTCGATGAATCTTCTTTAACGGGTGAATCAGATCACGTTAAGAAAGGTGTAGACGTAGATCCCATGGTTCTTTCGGGTACACACGTTATGGAAGGTAGCGGGAAAATGGTGGTAACTGCTGTGGGTGTAAATTCTCAAGCAGGTATAATATTCACGCTATTGGGTGCTGCTGTTGATGAACAAGAAGCTGAGCTGAAAAAGCGGAAAAAAG AAGCTAAAAAGTCGAGAAAGCAAAGCAAGAGCTTAACAG GTGCTGATGATGGCCGGGCACCCATTAAAAACATGTCACCACCGCCAACAGACGGTATCAAATCTGAATCCGATGGTAATCACGTTCAACAGGTTTCAACCCCAGCTGAAGCTAGTCATAAAAAGGAAAAGTCTGTGCTGCAAGCGAAATTGACAAAGTTGGCTATACAAATTGGCTATGCTGGTTCAACAATAGCTGTATTAACAGTAGTTATACTAGTTATCCAGTTCTGTATAAAGACATTTGTTATTGAAGAAAAACAGTGGAAGAATACTTATGCGAACAATTTGGTCAAGCACTTAATTATTGGTGTCACCGTATTAGTAGTAGCAGTTCCAGAAGGTTTGCCATTAGCTGTTACACTGTCGTTAGCATATTCCGTGAAG AAAATGATGAAAGACAACAATTTAGTGAGACATTTAGATGCTTGTGAAACCATGGGTAATGCCACTGCCATTTGCTCGGATAAGACTGGTACTCTTACAACAAATCGAATGACTGTCGTTCAATCTTACATATGTGAAAAATTGTGCAAAGTTCTTCCCACCCTGAACGACATACCGCAGCATGTAGGCAGTTTGATAACAATGGGTATTTCAGTGAATTCAGCTTACACATCCAATATTATG ACCGGTCAAAACCCAGGGGATCTACCAACACAAGTAGGCAATAAAACTGAGTGTGCTTTGCTAGGATTCGTTCAAGGTTTGGGAGTCAAATATCAGTCGATTCGTGACGAAATTACTGAGGATAAGTTTACACGAGTATACACATTTAATTCCGTTCGCAAAAGTATGGGTACAGTAATTCCTCGTCCAAATGGCGGATATCGTCTATTTTCAAAAGGAGCTTCTGAAATTATGCTTAAAAA GTGTTCTTTTATTTATGGCCATGACGGAGTTTTGGAAAAATTCACTCGTGATATGCAAGAGCGGCTCATACGCGAAGTCATTGAGCCTATGGCTTGTGATGGCCTGCGTACTATTTCCGTTGCTTATCGTGATTTTGTACCTGGCAAAGCGGCAATAAACGAAGTTCATATTGATGCCGAACCAAACTGGGATGACGAAGAAAATATTATGACTAACTTGACATGCTTATGTGTTGTGGGAATTGAAGATCCCGTCCGTCCCGAAGTTCCTGATGCTATACGGAAGTGTCAACGAGCTGGCATAACTGTTCGCATGGTTACCGGTGATAACATTAATACTGCTCGTTCAATCGCTTCCAAATGTGGAATTTTGCGACCAAATGACGATTTCCTCATTTTAGAAGGCAAAGAATTTAACCGTCGAATTAGGGACAGTAATGGAGAC gTTCAACAGCATTTACTTGATAAGGTGTGGCCCAAGCTGCGAGTGTTAGCGCGGTCATCACCAACTGACAAATACACCCTTGTTAAAG GTATTATTGACAGCAAAGTAAGCGAAAACCGTGAAGTCGTCGCTGTGACTGGTGATGGGACTAATGACGGTCCTGCGTTGAAGAAGGCTGACGTAGGCTTTGCAATGGGAATTGCTGGAACGGATGTGGCAAAAGAAGCTTCCGATATTATATTGACAGATGATAATTTCAGCAGTATTGTAAAGGCAGTAATGTGGGGGCGTAATGTGTACGATTCAATCgctaaatttttgcaatttcaacTAACAGTGAATGTCGTTGCCGTGATTGTTGCATTTATTGGCGCTTGTGCAGTCCAAGATTCACCACTAAAG GCTGTTCAAATGTTGTGGGTAAATCTTATTATGGACACTCTTGCATCGTTGGCCTTAGCTACTGAACTTCCAACACCAGATTTGCTTTTACGTAAACCGTACGGTCGTACTAAACCTCTGATATCACGCACAATGATGAAAAACATTTTGGGACAAGCTTTGTATCAGCTATTTATTATATTCGGGCTATTGTTTGTGG GAGATTGGATACTTGATATTGAATCCGGGCGTGGCCAAGACCTTGGTGCTGGACCGACACAacattttactataatttttaatacattcgTAATGATGACTTTGTTCAATGAGATAAATGCAAGAAAAATACATGGACAAAGAAATGTAGTAGAAGGTTTATTCACTAATCcgatattttatacaatttggaTTTTCACAATGATTTCGCAG GTTGTTATAATACAATATGGCAAAATGGCATTCTCCACTAAGGCACTATCTCTTGATCAGTGGTTATGGTGCATATTCTTTGGTATTGGTACGTTAGTCTGGGGACAATTAATCACTTCTGTGCCTACAAGAAAATTGCCTAAAATTTTATC
- the PMCA gene encoding plasma membrane calcium-transporting ATPase 2 isoform X8, which produces MATIDGRPTQYGISLKQLRELMEHRGREGVVKLSEVGGVNKLCDKLYTSTNDGLRGSRSDIEHRRETFGSNVIPPKPPKTFLTLVWEALQDVTLIILEVAALVSLGLSFYKPADEDAPVLQEEEDHHGWIEGLAILISVIVVVFVTAFNDYSKERQFRGLQNRIEGEHKFSVIRGGEVCQISVGDIVVGDIAQIKYGDLLPADGILIQSNDLKVDESSLTGESDHVKKGVDVDPMVLSGTHVMEGSGKMVVTAVGVNSQAGIIFTLLGAAVDEQEAELKKRKKEAKKSRKQSKSLTGADDGRAPIKNMSPPPTDGIKSESDGNHVQQVSTPAEASHKKEKSVLQAKLTKLAIQIGYAGSTIAVLTVVILVIQFCIKTFVIEEKQWKNTYANNLVKHLIIGVTVLVVAVPEGLPLAVTLSLAYSVKKMMKDNNLVRHLDACETMGNATAICSDKTGTLTTNRMTVVQSYICEKLCKVLPTLNDIPQHVGSLITMGISVNSAYTSNIMTGQNPGDLPTQVGNKTECALLGFVQGLGVKYQSIRDEITEDKFTRVYTFNSVRKSMGTVIPRPNGGYRLFSKGASEIMLKKCSFIYGHDGVLEKFTRDMQERLIREVIEPMACDGLRTISVAYRDFVPGKAAINEVHIDAEPNWDDEENIMTNLTCLCVVGIEDPVRPEVPDAIRKCQRAGITVRMVTGDNINTARSIASKCGILRPNDDFLILEGKEFNRRIRDSNGDVQQHLLDKVWPKLRVLARSSPTDKYTLVKGIIDSKVSENREVVAVTGDGTNDGPALKKADVGFAMGIAGTDVAKEASDIILTDDNFSSIVKAVMWGRNVYDSIAKFLQFQLTVNVVAVIVAFIGACAVQDSPLKAVQMLWVNLIMDTLASLALATELPTPDLLLRKPYGRTKPLISRTMMKNILGQALYQLFIIFGLLFVGDWILDIESGRGQDLGAGPTQHFTIIFNTFVMMTLFNEINARKIHGQRNVVEGLFTNPIFYTIWIFTMISQVVIIQYGKMAFSTKALSLDQWLWCIFFGIGTLVWGQLITSVPTRKLPKILSWGRGHPEEYTDAMHLGEERFDSIDSDKKPRAGQILWIRGLTRLQTQYTVKPPLGSHSSSSHFCPRKRGFRLRDIQLEVFIFGTYVYCYLL; this is translated from the exons ATGGCCACAATAGATGGACGACCGACGCAATATGGGATATCTCTTAAACAATTACGGGAGCTCATGGAGCATCGTGGCAGGGAAGGCGTAGTAAAACTAAGCGAAGTTGGCGGGGTCAATAAATTGTGTGACAAATTATATACATCCACAAATGATG GCTTAAGGGGATCAAGATCTGATATTGAACATAGGCGCGAAACGTTTGGTTCAAATGTCATCCCACCGAAACctccaaaaacttttttaacattGGTTTGGGAAGCGCTACAGGATGTAACACTCATTATTTTAGAAGTAGCAGCTTTAGTTTCACTTGGATTATCTTTTTACAAACCCGCCGATGAGGATGCAC CCGTACTACAAGAAGAGGAGGATCATCACGGTTGGATTGAAGGTCTAGCCATATTGATATCGGTCATTGTTGTAGTATTTGTGACAGCGTTCAATGATTATTCGAAAGAGCGCCAATTTCGAGGACTGCAGAATCGTATTGAAGGTGAGCACAAGTTTTCGGTTATTCGCGGAGGAGAGGTGTGTCAAATATCTGTTGGTGATATTGTTGTCGGGGATATTGCACAGATAAAGTACGGCGACTTGTTGCCAGCCGACGGTATACTTATACAAAGTAACGATTTAAAG GTCGATGAATCTTCTTTAACGGGTGAATCAGATCACGTTAAGAAAGGTGTAGACGTAGATCCCATGGTTCTTTCGGGTACACACGTTATGGAAGGTAGCGGGAAAATGGTGGTAACTGCTGTGGGTGTAAATTCTCAAGCAGGTATAATATTCACGCTATTGGGTGCTGCTGTTGATGAACAAGAAGCTGAGCTGAAAAAGCGGAAAAAAG AAGCTAAAAAGTCGAGAAAGCAAAGCAAGAGCTTAACAG GTGCTGATGATGGCCGGGCACCCATTAAAAACATGTCACCACCGCCAACAGACGGTATCAAATCTGAATCCGATGGTAATCACGTTCAACAGGTTTCAACCCCAGCTGAAGCTAGTCATAAAAAGGAAAAGTCTGTGCTGCAAGCGAAATTGACAAAGTTGGCTATACAAATTGGCTATGCTGGTTCAACAATAGCTGTATTAACAGTAGTTATACTAGTTATCCAGTTCTGTATAAAGACATTTGTTATTGAAGAAAAACAGTGGAAGAATACTTATGCGAACAATTTGGTCAAGCACTTAATTATTGGTGTCACCGTATTAGTAGTAGCAGTTCCAGAAGGTTTGCCATTAGCTGTTACACTGTCGTTAGCATATTCCGTGAAG AAAATGATGAAAGACAACAATTTAGTGAGACATTTAGATGCTTGTGAAACCATGGGTAATGCCACTGCCATTTGCTCGGATAAGACTGGTACTCTTACAACAAATCGAATGACTGTCGTTCAATCTTACATATGTGAAAAATTGTGCAAAGTTCTTCCCACCCTGAACGACATACCGCAGCATGTAGGCAGTTTGATAACAATGGGTATTTCAGTGAATTCAGCTTACACATCCAATATTATG ACCGGTCAAAACCCAGGGGATCTACCAACACAAGTAGGCAATAAAACTGAGTGTGCTTTGCTAGGATTCGTTCAAGGTTTGGGAGTCAAATATCAGTCGATTCGTGACGAAATTACTGAGGATAAGTTTACACGAGTATACACATTTAATTCCGTTCGCAAAAGTATGGGTACAGTAATTCCTCGTCCAAATGGCGGATATCGTCTATTTTCAAAAGGAGCTTCTGAAATTATGCTTAAAAA GTGTTCTTTTATTTATGGCCATGACGGAGTTTTGGAAAAATTCACTCGTGATATGCAAGAGCGGCTCATACGCGAAGTCATTGAGCCTATGGCTTGTGATGGCCTGCGTACTATTTCCGTTGCTTATCGTGATTTTGTACCTGGCAAAGCGGCAATAAACGAAGTTCATATTGATGCCGAACCAAACTGGGATGACGAAGAAAATATTATGACTAACTTGACATGCTTATGTGTTGTGGGAATTGAAGATCCCGTCCGTCCCGAAGTTCCTGATGCTATACGGAAGTGTCAACGAGCTGGCATAACTGTTCGCATGGTTACCGGTGATAACATTAATACTGCTCGTTCAATCGCTTCCAAATGTGGAATTTTGCGACCAAATGACGATTTCCTCATTTTAGAAGGCAAAGAATTTAACCGTCGAATTAGGGACAGTAATGGAGAC gTTCAACAGCATTTACTTGATAAGGTGTGGCCCAAGCTGCGAGTGTTAGCGCGGTCATCACCAACTGACAAATACACCCTTGTTAAAG GTATTATTGACAGCAAAGTAAGCGAAAACCGTGAAGTCGTCGCTGTGACTGGTGATGGGACTAATGACGGTCCTGCGTTGAAGAAGGCTGACGTAGGCTTTGCAATGGGAATTGCTGGAACGGATGTGGCAAAAGAAGCTTCCGATATTATATTGACAGATGATAATTTCAGCAGTATTGTAAAGGCAGTAATGTGGGGGCGTAATGTGTACGATTCAATCgctaaatttttgcaatttcaacTAACAGTGAATGTCGTTGCCGTGATTGTTGCATTTATTGGCGCTTGTGCAGTCCAAGATTCACCACTAAAG GCTGTTCAAATGTTGTGGGTAAATCTTATTATGGACACTCTTGCATCGTTGGCCTTAGCTACTGAACTTCCAACACCAGATTTGCTTTTACGTAAACCGTACGGTCGTACTAAACCTCTGATATCACGCACAATGATGAAAAACATTTTGGGACAAGCTTTGTATCAGCTATTTATTATATTCGGGCTATTGTTTGTGG GAGATTGGATACTTGATATTGAATCCGGGCGTGGCCAAGACCTTGGTGCTGGACCGACACAacattttactataatttttaatacattcgTAATGATGACTTTGTTCAATGAGATAAATGCAAGAAAAATACATGGACAAAGAAATGTAGTAGAAGGTTTATTCACTAATCcgatattttatacaatttggaTTTTCACAATGATTTCGCAG GTTGTTATAATACAATATGGCAAAATGGCATTCTCCACTAAGGCACTATCTCTTGATCAGTGGTTATGGTGCATATTCTTTGGTATTGGTACGTTAGTCTGGGGACAATTAATCACTTCTGTGCCTACAAGAAAATTGCCTAAAATTTTATC
- the PMCA gene encoding plasma membrane calcium-transporting ATPase 2 isoform X7 → MATIDGRPTQYGISLKQLRELMEHRGREGVVKLSEVGGVNKLCDKLYTSTNDGLRGSRSDIEHRRETFGSNVIPPKPPKTFLTLVWEALQDVTLIILEVAALVSLGLSFYKPADEDAPVLQEEEDHHGWIEGLAILISVIVVVFVTAFNDYSKERQFRGLQNRIEGEHKFSVIRGGEVCQISVGDIVVGDIAQIKYGDLLPADGILIQSNDLKVDESSLTGESDHVKKGVDVDPMVLSGTHVMEGSGKMVVTAVGVNSQAGIIFTLLGAAVDEQEAELKKRKKEAKKSRKQSKSLTGADDGRAPIKNMSPPPTDGIKSESDGNHVQQVSTPAEASHKKEKSVLQAKLTKLAIQIGYAGSTIAVLTVVILVIQFCIKTFVIEEKQWKNTYANNLVKHLIIGVTVLVVAVPEGLPLAVTLSLAYSVKKMMKDNNLVRHLDACETMGNATAICSDKTGTLTTNRMTVVQSYICEKLCKVLPTLNDIPQHVGSLITMGISVNSAYTSNIMTGQNPGDLPTQVGNKTECALLGFVQGLGVKYQSIRDEITEDKFTRVYTFNSVRKSMGTVIPRPNGGYRLFSKGASEIMLKKCSFIYGHDGVLEKFTRDMQERLIREVIEPMACDGLRTISVAYRDFVPGKAAINEVHIDAEPNWDDEENIMTNLTCLCVVGIEDPVRPEVPDAIRKCQRAGITVRMVTGDNINTARSIASKCGILRPNDDFLILEGKEFNRRIRDSNGDVQQHLLDKVWPKLRVLARSSPTDKYTLVKGIIDSKVSENREVVAVTGDGTNDGPALKKADVGFAMGIAGTDVAKEASDIILTDDNFSSIVKAVMWGRNVYDSIAKFLQFQLTVNVVAVIVAFIGACAVQDSPLKAVQMLWVNLIMDTLASLALATELPTPDLLLRKPYGRTKPLISRTMMKNILGQALYQLFIIFGLLFVGDWILDIESGRGQDLGAGPTQHFTIIFNTFVMMTLFNEINARKIHGQRNVVEGLFTNPIFYTIWIFTMISQVVIIQYGKMAFSTKALSLDQWLWCIFFGIGTLVWGQLITSVPTRKLPKILSWGRGHPEEYTDAMHLGEERFDSIDSDKKPRAGQILWIRGLTRLQTQRTFSWSEDKKKSMVVKSAFSDLPSSRVIYGKIMCCFLTLTTITASV, encoded by the exons ATGGCCACAATAGATGGACGACCGACGCAATATGGGATATCTCTTAAACAATTACGGGAGCTCATGGAGCATCGTGGCAGGGAAGGCGTAGTAAAACTAAGCGAAGTTGGCGGGGTCAATAAATTGTGTGACAAATTATATACATCCACAAATGATG GCTTAAGGGGATCAAGATCTGATATTGAACATAGGCGCGAAACGTTTGGTTCAAATGTCATCCCACCGAAACctccaaaaacttttttaacattGGTTTGGGAAGCGCTACAGGATGTAACACTCATTATTTTAGAAGTAGCAGCTTTAGTTTCACTTGGATTATCTTTTTACAAACCCGCCGATGAGGATGCAC CCGTACTACAAGAAGAGGAGGATCATCACGGTTGGATTGAAGGTCTAGCCATATTGATATCGGTCATTGTTGTAGTATTTGTGACAGCGTTCAATGATTATTCGAAAGAGCGCCAATTTCGAGGACTGCAGAATCGTATTGAAGGTGAGCACAAGTTTTCGGTTATTCGCGGAGGAGAGGTGTGTCAAATATCTGTTGGTGATATTGTTGTCGGGGATATTGCACAGATAAAGTACGGCGACTTGTTGCCAGCCGACGGTATACTTATACAAAGTAACGATTTAAAG GTCGATGAATCTTCTTTAACGGGTGAATCAGATCACGTTAAGAAAGGTGTAGACGTAGATCCCATGGTTCTTTCGGGTACACACGTTATGGAAGGTAGCGGGAAAATGGTGGTAACTGCTGTGGGTGTAAATTCTCAAGCAGGTATAATATTCACGCTATTGGGTGCTGCTGTTGATGAACAAGAAGCTGAGCTGAAAAAGCGGAAAAAAG AAGCTAAAAAGTCGAGAAAGCAAAGCAAGAGCTTAACAG GTGCTGATGATGGCCGGGCACCCATTAAAAACATGTCACCACCGCCAACAGACGGTATCAAATCTGAATCCGATGGTAATCACGTTCAACAGGTTTCAACCCCAGCTGAAGCTAGTCATAAAAAGGAAAAGTCTGTGCTGCAAGCGAAATTGACAAAGTTGGCTATACAAATTGGCTATGCTGGTTCAACAATAGCTGTATTAACAGTAGTTATACTAGTTATCCAGTTCTGTATAAAGACATTTGTTATTGAAGAAAAACAGTGGAAGAATACTTATGCGAACAATTTGGTCAAGCACTTAATTATTGGTGTCACCGTATTAGTAGTAGCAGTTCCAGAAGGTTTGCCATTAGCTGTTACACTGTCGTTAGCATATTCCGTGAAG AAAATGATGAAAGACAACAATTTAGTGAGACATTTAGATGCTTGTGAAACCATGGGTAATGCCACTGCCATTTGCTCGGATAAGACTGGTACTCTTACAACAAATCGAATGACTGTCGTTCAATCTTACATATGTGAAAAATTGTGCAAAGTTCTTCCCACCCTGAACGACATACCGCAGCATGTAGGCAGTTTGATAACAATGGGTATTTCAGTGAATTCAGCTTACACATCCAATATTATG ACCGGTCAAAACCCAGGGGATCTACCAACACAAGTAGGCAATAAAACTGAGTGTGCTTTGCTAGGATTCGTTCAAGGTTTGGGAGTCAAATATCAGTCGATTCGTGACGAAATTACTGAGGATAAGTTTACACGAGTATACACATTTAATTCCGTTCGCAAAAGTATGGGTACAGTAATTCCTCGTCCAAATGGCGGATATCGTCTATTTTCAAAAGGAGCTTCTGAAATTATGCTTAAAAA GTGTTCTTTTATTTATGGCCATGACGGAGTTTTGGAAAAATTCACTCGTGATATGCAAGAGCGGCTCATACGCGAAGTCATTGAGCCTATGGCTTGTGATGGCCTGCGTACTATTTCCGTTGCTTATCGTGATTTTGTACCTGGCAAAGCGGCAATAAACGAAGTTCATATTGATGCCGAACCAAACTGGGATGACGAAGAAAATATTATGACTAACTTGACATGCTTATGTGTTGTGGGAATTGAAGATCCCGTCCGTCCCGAAGTTCCTGATGCTATACGGAAGTGTCAACGAGCTGGCATAACTGTTCGCATGGTTACCGGTGATAACATTAATACTGCTCGTTCAATCGCTTCCAAATGTGGAATTTTGCGACCAAATGACGATTTCCTCATTTTAGAAGGCAAAGAATTTAACCGTCGAATTAGGGACAGTAATGGAGAC gTTCAACAGCATTTACTTGATAAGGTGTGGCCCAAGCTGCGAGTGTTAGCGCGGTCATCACCAACTGACAAATACACCCTTGTTAAAG GTATTATTGACAGCAAAGTAAGCGAAAACCGTGAAGTCGTCGCTGTGACTGGTGATGGGACTAATGACGGTCCTGCGTTGAAGAAGGCTGACGTAGGCTTTGCAATGGGAATTGCTGGAACGGATGTGGCAAAAGAAGCTTCCGATATTATATTGACAGATGATAATTTCAGCAGTATTGTAAAGGCAGTAATGTGGGGGCGTAATGTGTACGATTCAATCgctaaatttttgcaatttcaacTAACAGTGAATGTCGTTGCCGTGATTGTTGCATTTATTGGCGCTTGTGCAGTCCAAGATTCACCACTAAAG GCTGTTCAAATGTTGTGGGTAAATCTTATTATGGACACTCTTGCATCGTTGGCCTTAGCTACTGAACTTCCAACACCAGATTTGCTTTTACGTAAACCGTACGGTCGTACTAAACCTCTGATATCACGCACAATGATGAAAAACATTTTGGGACAAGCTTTGTATCAGCTATTTATTATATTCGGGCTATTGTTTGTGG GAGATTGGATACTTGATATTGAATCCGGGCGTGGCCAAGACCTTGGTGCTGGACCGACACAacattttactataatttttaatacattcgTAATGATGACTTTGTTCAATGAGATAAATGCAAGAAAAATACATGGACAAAGAAATGTAGTAGAAGGTTTATTCACTAATCcgatattttatacaatttggaTTTTCACAATGATTTCGCAG GTTGTTATAATACAATATGGCAAAATGGCATTCTCCACTAAGGCACTATCTCTTGATCAGTGGTTATGGTGCATATTCTTTGGTATTGGTACGTTAGTCTGGGGACAATTAATCACTTCTGTGCCTACAAGAAAATTGCCTAAAATTTTATC